From [Clostridium] symbiosum, a single genomic window includes:
- a CDS encoding Sapep family Mn(2+)-dependent dipeptidase, whose product MYREEIEKYIDSHRQEMIDDICLLCRINSEKTSYLEGKPYGDGASKALALALSMAEKYGFSINNYDNYVGTADLNDKEKQLDILAHLDVVPAGEGWTVTEPFEPVEKDGKLYGRGTADDKGPAVAALYAMRAIRELGIPVSKNVRLILGTDEECGSSDIRHYYDVEEEAPMTFSPDGSFPVVNIEKGSLAGHFTAEFEPSEALPRVISIHAGTKVNVVPGKAFAVFEGLDDDLVREVSEGVEKETGVSFEIQGRNHTLEITAVGVGAHASLPTEGKNALTALLLLISRLPFAECGQIEALHNLVKLFPCNDTAGEALGVAMEDELSGALTLAFDLLEVDGGSLDATFDSRCPICSNEDNVLEPARRRLAEHGFTLTNESMTPPHHVDGNSDFVKTLLNAYEAYTGRKGTCESMGGGTYVHTLKNGVAFGAAMPETDNKMHGADEFAVIDELLVSAKIFAQVIADLCA is encoded by the coding sequence ATGTACAGAGAAGAAATAGAAAAATATATCGATTCCCACAGACAGGAAATGATAGATGATATCTGCCTGCTGTGCAGAATTAACAGTGAGAAAACATCCTACCTGGAGGGAAAACCATACGGCGACGGAGCAAGTAAGGCTCTGGCCCTGGCTCTTTCCATGGCTGAAAAGTACGGATTTTCAATTAATAATTATGACAACTATGTAGGAACCGCAGATCTCAATGACAAGGAAAAGCAGCTCGACATCCTGGCTCACCTCGATGTGGTGCCGGCCGGAGAGGGCTGGACCGTGACGGAGCCGTTTGAGCCTGTTGAAAAAGACGGCAAACTTTACGGACGCGGAACGGCGGATGATAAGGGACCGGCTGTGGCCGCCCTTTATGCCATGCGCGCCATCAGGGAACTGGGAATCCCGGTTTCCAAAAATGTCCGTCTGATTCTGGGAACCGATGAGGAGTGCGGAAGTTCCGATATCCGCCACTATTATGATGTGGAGGAGGAAGCGCCGATGACATTTTCACCGGATGGCTCATTCCCGGTTGTTAACATAGAAAAAGGCAGTCTGGCCGGTCATTTTACGGCGGAATTTGAACCTTCCGAAGCGCTTCCAAGAGTGATTTCCATCCATGCGGGCACGAAGGTAAACGTAGTTCCCGGAAAGGCATTTGCCGTATTTGAAGGACTGGACGACGATCTGGTACGCGAGGTATCGGAAGGGGTGGAGAAGGAGACGGGAGTATCCTTTGAAATCCAGGGCAGAAACCACACGCTGGAGATTACGGCCGTCGGAGTGGGAGCCCACGCATCCCTTCCGACAGAAGGTAAAAATGCGCTGACGGCGCTGCTGCTTCTGATCAGCCGCCTTCCGTTTGCAGAGTGCGGACAGATTGAAGCTCTTCATAACCTTGTAAAACTTTTCCCATGCAACGACACCGCCGGAGAGGCGCTTGGAGTAGCCATGGAAGATGAACTTTCCGGTGCGCTGACCCTGGCTTTCGATCTTCTGGAAGTGGACGGCGGCAGCCTGGATGCCACATTTGACAGCCGCTGCCCAATCTGCTCCAATGAAGATAACGTGCTGGAGCCTGCAAGGCGGAGACTGGCAGAGCACGGGTTCACCCTGACCAATGAATCTATGACGCCGCCTCACCATGTGGACGGCAATTCCGATTTTGTAAAAACACTGTTGAACGCATATGAGGCCTATACGGGAAGAAAAGGAACCTGTGAGTCCATGGGCGGAGGCACCTATGTGCACACGCTTAAGAACGGAGTGGCATTTGGAGCAGCCATGCCGGAGACCGATAATAAGATGCACGGCGCAGACGAATTTGCGGTGATTGATGAACTGCTCGTAAGCGCGAAAATATTTGCGCAGGTGATTGCGGACCTCTGCGCATAG
- a CDS encoding FAD-binding protein, which translates to MKKRTLALFSAAVMAAAAMTGCSNNTTKTPSTEGTTEAQTTPETTEAATEAAAKESKPQLVILGGDGAGLTAAIQAVADGMSPSKILILSGTDELAADIKEKEDFINASDTAEQFEAEIEDSYELYLADTMKAGKNTNNAEMAEFLVEGAEEAKSLIESLGIELKGVEKKDGSSVARSYTLANGGSLAEAVSDALVKKVEELKIPVKKGVTVNEIITNGDGTVTGVKAIVDGEEKTINSIALVATDKELLPVISKLDIQLSKASDEKVTGVIVNTCAEAIDAKGETVPGLYAAGELISAGVHGDAALAGNDLTATIVFGETAGVESAIYVSDNQEQ; encoded by the coding sequence ATGAAGAAAAGAACACTTGCCCTGTTTTCAGCAGCAGTGATGGCTGCAGCGGCGATGACAGGATGCAGCAATAATACCACAAAGACACCGTCCACAGAAGGCACGACGGAGGCTCAGACAACTCCGGAGACAACGGAGGCTGCTACCGAGGCGGCCGCAAAGGAGAGTAAACCGCAGCTTGTGATTCTCGGAGGAGACGGCGCAGGGCTGACAGCAGCTATCCAGGCCGTGGCCGACGGAATGAGCCCGTCCAAGATTCTGATTCTGAGCGGTACAGATGAACTGGCGGCCGATATTAAGGAGAAGGAAGATTTCATCAACGCGTCTGATACGGCGGAGCAGTTTGAGGCAGAGATCGAGGATTCCTACGAGTTATACCTCGCCGATACGATGAAGGCAGGAAAGAATACGAACAATGCCGAGATGGCGGAATTCCTCGTTGAGGGCGCCGAGGAGGCCAAGAGCTTGATCGAAAGCCTTGGCATTGAATTAAAAGGCGTGGAGAAGAAAGACGGCTCCTCAGTAGCCAGAAGCTATACACTGGCCAACGGCGGCAGCCTTGCAGAGGCAGTATCCGACGCCCTTGTCAAAAAAGTAGAAGAACTTAAGATCCCTGTTAAGAAAGGCGTGACAGTCAATGAAATCATCACAAACGGAGATGGTACGGTAACCGGAGTGAAAGCGATAGTGGATGGGGAAGAAAAAACCATCAACAGCATTGCTCTTGTAGCCACAGACAAAGAACTGCTTCCGGTTATATCCAAACTTGATATCCAGCTTTCCAAGGCTTCCGATGAGAAAGTCACAGGCGTTATCGTCAATACATGTGCGGAAGCAATCGATGCAAAGGGAGAAACCGTTCCGGGACTCTATGCAGCAGGAGAACTGATCAGCGCAGGCGTCCACGGCGACGCAGCCCTGGCAGGCAATGACCTGACAGCCACAATCGTATTTGGTGAGACCGCAGGCGTAGAATCCGCAATCTACGTATCTGACAACCAGGAACAGTAA
- a CDS encoding YlmC/YmxH family sporulation protein, which produces MRICDLKQKEVINVCDCKRLGFVGDVDFDICTGRMLAIIVPGQCCVWGFLGHEKEYVIPFCDIQQIGDDIILVELHEKKE; this is translated from the coding sequence ATGAGAATCTGTGACCTGAAACAAAAAGAGGTAATCAACGTCTGCGACTGCAAGCGGCTCGGCTTTGTAGGAGACGTAGACTTTGACATCTGCACGGGAAGAATGCTAGCGATCATCGTCCCAGGCCAATGCTGTGTCTGGGGCTTTCTGGGACATGAAAAAGAATACGTAATCCCCTTCTGTGACATCCAGCAGATAGGAGACGACATCATCCTTGTAGAACTGCACGAAAAAAAGGAATAA
- the nrdR gene encoding transcriptional regulator NrdR, producing MKCPFCNAADTKVIDSRPADDNSSIRRRRQCETCGKRFTTYEKLETIPLMVIKKDNTREVYDRAKIEAGVLHSCHKRPVSPQQIASLIDAIENKIFNMEEKEISTSAIGELVMDKLKDLDEVAYVRFASVYREFKDVNTFMEELGKLLQNKPDGRIV from the coding sequence TTGAAATGCCCATTTTGCAATGCAGCAGACACGAAGGTCATCGATTCACGCCCTGCTGATGATAACAGCTCGATCCGTCGCCGCCGGCAGTGCGAGACGTGCGGCAAACGGTTTACCACCTACGAAAAGCTTGAGACAATTCCGTTAATGGTAATCAAGAAAGACAATACGAGGGAAGTGTATGATCGCGCCAAGATTGAGGCCGGTGTACTCCATTCCTGCCACAAGAGGCCGGTATCCCCGCAGCAGATTGCTTCCCTGATCGATGCAATTGAGAATAAGATTTTTAATATGGAAGAGAAGGAGATCAGCACATCCGCCATCGGCGAGCTTGTGATGGACAAGCTGAAAGATCTGGATGAGGTTGCATACGTCAGATTTGCCTCCGTATACCGGGAATTTAAGGATGTCAACACATTTATGGAAGAGCTCGGAAAGCTTCTTCAGAATAAGCCGGACGGAAGGATAGTCTGA
- a CDS encoding YqeG family HAD IIIA-type phosphatase: protein MFHAFYPKEYVDSAYVIPYEEFYDKGIRGVIFDIDNTLVPHGAPADERAVALFQRLRKMGMETCLMSNNKEPRVSSFASRVGSRYLYKAGKPGMKGYKKAMELMKTDRASTLFVGDQLFTDVYGANRLGIYGILVKPIHPKEEIQIVIKRRLEWIVLYFYNRDKRKTEKKEKFRRGRDSEYGRKN from the coding sequence ATGTTTCATGCGTTTTACCCGAAAGAGTATGTGGATTCAGCCTATGTTATCCCCTATGAGGAGTTCTATGATAAGGGAATCAGAGGCGTTATTTTTGATATTGACAATACCCTGGTACCGCACGGGGCCCCGGCTGACGAGAGGGCCGTGGCCCTTTTTCAAAGACTTCGGAAGATGGGGATGGAAACCTGTCTGATGTCCAATAATAAAGAACCCAGAGTGTCGTCGTTTGCATCACGGGTCGGGTCGCGTTACCTCTATAAAGCGGGAAAACCCGGAATGAAGGGATATAAAAAGGCAATGGAGCTGATGAAGACGGACAGGGCGTCCACGCTCTTTGTCGGTGATCAGCTTTTTACGGATGTCTACGGCGCCAACCGGCTCGGGATTTACGGGATACTGGTCAAACCGATCCATCCGAAAGAAGAGATCCAGATTGTCATAAAGCGCCGTCTGGAATGGATTGTGCTTTATTTTTACAATAGAGACAAAAGAAAGACAGAGAAAAAAGAAAAATTCAGAAGAGGAAGAGATAGTGAGTATGGACGGAAAAACTAG
- the aroE gene encoding shikimate dehydrogenase — protein sequence MDGKTRVCGIIANPVEHSMSPLLQNLYAKRTGVNLAYVPYKVKEENLEQAVEGAYALNILGLNVTVPHKQTVMRYLKEIDETAADIGAVNTLVRMDGGYKGYNTDVPGLLRSVREEGIVIKDRACILIGAGGAGKAAAYMMAKEGASVIYLLNRSQEKARALTDWVNNLVGRDVVKPLPLADHGKIPDGRYFTVQSTSVGMHPNVGVAPIEDPAFYQKVGEAVDVIYTPAKTRFMEHVEAAGGRAINGLNMLLYQGVISYELWNPGVKVDEETISEARTTIEERLAASRKAAAWKANLILIGFMGAGKTCVGEAYAKKHGLTMVDTDYLIREEAGTSISDIFAERGEEAFRQMETELLKKLVANRENKSERMILSVGGGLPLRKENRELLKKLGRVVYLRVTADTVLKRLEGDTTRPLLQGSDVREKVEALIEKRNPIYEESSHQSLEVDGIDIHEVVKAIEKLEKETPVYDGKR from the coding sequence ATGGACGGAAAAACTAGGGTATGCGGAATTATTGCCAATCCGGTGGAGCACAGCATGTCTCCGCTGCTGCAGAATCTTTATGCAAAGAGGACAGGAGTGAATCTGGCATATGTTCCGTATAAGGTAAAGGAAGAAAATCTTGAACAGGCTGTGGAAGGCGCTTACGCCCTGAATATCCTGGGATTGAATGTCACGGTTCCCCACAAGCAGACTGTTATGAGATATCTGAAGGAAATTGATGAGACGGCTGCGGATATCGGCGCCGTCAACACGCTGGTGCGGATGGATGGCGGATATAAAGGGTATAATACCGATGTTCCCGGACTTTTACGTTCCGTGAGAGAAGAAGGCATTGTGATCAAAGACAGGGCCTGCATCCTGATCGGTGCGGGCGGCGCGGGCAAGGCCGCCGCCTATATGATGGCCAAGGAAGGCGCGTCCGTCATTTACCTTCTGAACCGGAGCCAGGAGAAAGCGAGAGCGCTGACGGACTGGGTCAATAATCTGGTGGGCAGAGACGTGGTTAAGCCGCTTCCTCTGGCGGATCACGGTAAAATTCCCGACGGCAGGTACTTTACCGTCCAGTCGACCAGCGTGGGTATGCATCCGAATGTCGGAGTGGCTCCCATTGAAGATCCTGCATTCTATCAGAAAGTAGGGGAAGCGGTCGATGTGATTTACACACCGGCGAAGACAAGGTTCATGGAGCATGTGGAGGCGGCCGGCGGCCGTGCGATCAACGGACTGAACATGCTGCTCTACCAGGGAGTGATCTCCTATGAACTGTGGAACCCGGGCGTAAAGGTGGATGAGGAGACGATTTCCGAGGCCAGAACGACGATAGAAGAACGCCTGGCTGCCAGCCGGAAAGCAGCGGCCTGGAAGGCAAATCTCATCCTGATCGGATTTATGGGCGCAGGCAAGACCTGTGTCGGCGAAGCATACGCGAAGAAACACGGACTTACCATGGTGGATACGGATTATCTGATTAGGGAAGAAGCCGGAACCAGCATTTCTGATATATTTGCCGAGAGAGGAGAGGAGGCATTCCGTCAGATGGAGACGGAGCTTCTGAAAAAACTGGTGGCAAACAGGGAAAACAAGAGCGAGAGGATGATCCTGTCCGTAGGCGGCGGACTTCCCCTTCGCAAAGAGAACAGGGAGCTTCTGAAAAAACTGGGCCGCGTCGTATATCTGCGCGTTACGGCCGATACGGTTTTAAAAAGACTCGAGGGCGACACCACCAGACCGCTTCTTCAGGGCAGCGATGTGAGAGAAAAGGTGGAGGCGCTGATTGAAAAGCGCAACCCCATTTACGAAGAGAGTTCCCACCAATCGCTGGAGGTTGACGGAATCGATATCCACGAGGTGGTAAAGGCGATCGAAAAGCTGGAAAAAGAGACGCCGGTCTATGACGGCAAGCGGTAA
- the efp gene encoding elongation factor P — MISAGDFRNGITLEIEGNVFQIMEFQHVKPGKGAAFVRTKIKNVMSGGVVERTFRPTEKFPAARIDRVDMQYLYSDGDLFHFMDVNTYEQVALNGETIGDALKFVKENEMCKICSYNGKVFSVEPPLFVELEITDTEPGFKGDTAQGATKPAVVETGATVYVPLFVDQGDKIKIDTRTGEYLSRV; from the coding sequence ATGATATCAGCGGGCGATTTTAGAAACGGTATCACATTGGAAATTGAAGGTAACGTTTTTCAGATTATGGAATTTCAGCATGTAAAACCTGGAAAGGGTGCTGCATTCGTTAGAACAAAGATTAAAAACGTAATGAGTGGCGGTGTTGTGGAGAGAACATTCAGACCAACTGAGAAGTTCCCGGCAGCCAGAATCGACAGAGTGGACATGCAGTATTTATATTCTGACGGCGATCTGTTCCATTTCATGGATGTGAATACCTATGAGCAGGTGGCATTAAATGGAGAGACGATTGGCGATGCCCTGAAATTTGTCAAAGAGAATGAGATGTGCAAGATTTGTTCTTACAATGGTAAAGTATTCTCTGTAGAGCCTCCGTTATTTGTAGAACTGGAAATTACAGATACAGAACCCGGCTTCAAGGGTGATACGGCCCAGGGCGCTACGAAACCGGCTGTTGTTGAGACAGGAGCTACCGTTTATGTTCCGTTATTCGTAGATCAGGGAGACAAAATCAAGATTGATACACGTACAGGTGAGTATCTGTCCAGAGTTTAA
- a CDS encoding peptidoglycan recognition family protein has translation MEKERRESRHADSAKELRRRQLIRKRLIIRCAIGIIAFILGTGTGWLLRGTTIRKPIDLSAIKAPEWIDQQFLSVNPYSRPGTKLASVNAIVVHYIGNPGTTAQQNRDYFESLKNQSGSNTTSVSSNFVIGLDGEIIQCIPIDEKSFASNNRNSDTISIECCHPGEDGEFTEETYESLVKLTAWLCNELDLSSRDVIRHYDVTGKACPKNFVDDEDAWKKFKKDVKKAMR, from the coding sequence ATGGAGAAGGAGAGAAGGGAAAGCCGTCATGCAGACAGCGCAAAAGAGCTGAGACGCAGGCAGCTGATCCGTAAAAGGCTCATCATCCGCTGTGCCATAGGAATTATTGCGTTTATTCTGGGAACCGGGACGGGATGGTTGTTACGGGGGACAACGATCCGCAAACCGATTGATTTGAGCGCCATCAAGGCGCCGGAGTGGATTGACCAGCAGTTTTTATCGGTGAATCCATATTCCAGGCCGGGTACAAAACTGGCGTCGGTGAATGCCATTGTCGTTCATTATATCGGCAACCCGGGAACCACGGCCCAGCAGAACAGGGATTATTTTGAGAGCCTGAAGAATCAGAGCGGCAGTAATACGACATCAGTGAGCAGCAATTTTGTCATCGGGCTGGACGGAGAGATTATCCAGTGTATCCCGATTGACGAGAAATCATTTGCTTCCAACAACCGTAATTCCGATACGATTTCCATCGAGTGCTGCCATCCCGGCGAGGATGGTGAGTTTACCGAAGAGACGTATGAATCGCTGGTGAAATTGACCGCCTGGCTCTGCAATGAACTGGATTTGAGTTCCAGGGACGTCATCCGCCACTATGATGTGACGGGAAAAGCATGCCCGAAGAATTTTGTAGACGATGAGGACGCCTGGAAGAAATTTAAAAAAGATGTGAAAAAAGCGATGCGATAA
- the argS gene encoding arginine--tRNA ligase encodes MKKIVDLIIEEFKPAFTGCGYDEKYIRVTLSNRPDLCEYQCNGAMAAAKAYKKKPIDIANEVVEKLKDSPMFSELNAVMPGFINIRLNPEYLADYVNRMAEDGKYGLEEAKEPETIIVDYGGANVAKPLHVGHLRAAVIGESIKRICRYMGHKTIGDVHLGDWGLQMGLIIEELRDRKPELPYFDENFKGEYPAEAPFTISELEDIYPAASAKAKEKTEAGEAFKERAQEATFKLQSGYEPYRAIWRHIMNVSLADLKKNYNNLNVYFDLWKGESDAQPYIPGLIEDLIQRGIAYESEGALVVDVAQEGDTKEYPPCIVRKSDGAALYATSDLATLIEREKDYKPDRYIYVVDKRQDLHFLQVFRVAKKAGIVKEDTKMIFLGFGTMNSKEGGPFKTRDGGVMRLETLIKGINEEVYKKIQEKQKVPENEMQRTAEIVGLAALKYGDLSNQATKDYVFDVDRFISFEGNTGPHIQYMIVRIKSILEKYAELKGADAAKAPIRPAQSVTEKELQLELCRFGEVVEAAFNETAPHKICQYMSDLADAFNNFYLENKIIAEEDAEKQAAFISLITLTKEVLDTCMDLLGMESPEHM; translated from the coding sequence ATGAAAAAGATAGTTGACCTGATCATAGAAGAATTCAAACCGGCGTTCACAGGCTGCGGATATGATGAGAAGTATATCCGCGTCACCCTGTCCAACCGCCCGGATCTCTGTGAATATCAGTGTAACGGCGCTATGGCGGCGGCCAAGGCCTATAAAAAGAAACCGATTGACATTGCCAATGAGGTGGTGGAGAAGCTAAAGGACAGCCCGATGTTTTCCGAGCTGAATGCGGTAATGCCCGGCTTTATCAACATCCGTTTGAATCCGGAATACTTGGCGGATTACGTGAACAGGATGGCAGAGGACGGGAAATACGGTCTTGAGGAGGCGAAGGAGCCGGAGACGATTATCGTGGACTACGGCGGAGCCAATGTGGCGAAGCCGCTTCATGTCGGCCATCTGCGTGCGGCCGTGATCGGCGAGAGCATTAAACGCATCTGCCGTTATATGGGACACAAGACCATCGGCGATGTGCATCTGGGTGACTGGGGCCTTCAGATGGGTCTGATAATTGAGGAGCTTCGCGACAGGAAACCGGAACTTCCTTATTTTGATGAGAACTTCAAGGGAGAATATCCGGCGGAAGCGCCGTTTACCATTTCCGAGCTGGAGGATATTTATCCGGCAGCCAGCGCCAAAGCAAAAGAAAAGACGGAAGCGGGAGAGGCATTTAAGGAGAGGGCCCAGGAGGCCACCTTTAAGCTCCAGAGCGGTTATGAGCCGTACCGCGCCATCTGGAGACATATTATGAATGTTTCCCTGGCTGATTTAAAGAAGAATTATAATAACCTGAATGTCTACTTCGATCTGTGGAAAGGCGAGAGCGATGCCCAGCCCTATATTCCGGGACTGATTGAGGATTTAATTCAAAGAGGCATTGCCTATGAGAGCGAAGGCGCTCTCGTGGTGGATGTGGCACAGGAAGGCGATACGAAGGAATATCCTCCCTGTATCGTGAGAAAATCCGACGGGGCGGCGCTTTATGCCACCTCGGATCTGGCTACTCTCATCGAGAGGGAGAAGGATTATAAACCGGACCGTTATATCTATGTGGTGGACAAACGTCAGGATCTCCATTTTCTCCAGGTATTCCGCGTTGCGAAGAAGGCCGGAATTGTGAAGGAAGATACAAAGATGATTTTCCTCGGTTTCGGCACGATGAACAGCAAGGAAGGCGGACCGTTCAAGACCAGGGACGGCGGGGTAATGCGTCTGGAAACCCTGATTAAGGGAATTAACGAGGAAGTCTATAAGAAGATTCAGGAAAAACAGAAGGTACCGGAGAATGAGATGCAGCGCACCGCCGAGATCGTAGGCCTTGCTGCGCTGAAATACGGCGACCTTTCGAACCAGGCAACAAAGGATTACGTATTCGACGTAGACCGTTTTATCTCCTTTGAGGGCAACACAGGACCTCATATCCAGTATATGATCGTCCGAATCAAGTCCATCCTGGAAAAATATGCGGAGCTTAAGGGCGCTGACGCTGCGAAAGCACCGATCCGTCCGGCTCAGTCGGTGACGGAGAAGGAACTTCAGCTGGAACTGTGCCGTTTCGGCGAAGTGGTCGAGGCGGCCTTTAACGAGACGGCTCCCCACAAGATCTGCCAGTATATGTCTGACCTTGCGGATGCTTTTAACAATTTCTATCTGGAGAATAAAATTATTGCCGAGGAAGATGCTGAAAAACAGGCTGCATTTATCAGCCTTATCACACTTACGAAAGAGGTGCTGGACACCTGTATGGATCTTCTGGGAATGGAGTCTCCGGAACACATGTAA